In Paroedura picta isolate Pp20150507F chromosome 1, Ppicta_v3.0, whole genome shotgun sequence, the following are encoded in one genomic region:
- the LOC143822482 gene encoding uncharacterized protein LOC143822482 has translation MVLRDLEVLKYKRRNAPFNLTQEEFNTLQQLQSDPDITIKPADKGGGIVVLNTEDYRNEVLRQLNDRKYYKPVNYSCINEIIRVIRIVIHEGLGLGYINNNEAAFLENKYPRIPHIYILPKIHKPDRPPIGRPIISQCGSFLEPLAKFIDFHFQKLLPTQDTLLKDTTHFINLIEKLRVPKGAVLMTMDVTSLYTNIPLEEARLVIQNLLDNRQLCIPPTHFLLDLLDLIFENNYFEFEDNLYLQTHGVSMGSPMAPTIANLFMIYLENQWLYNDITNPFKSDINFYTRFLDDIFLVYLNPDSIEQFIQWVNSQHSTIKFIGHYDMVEVPFLDTLVTLKPDGRLTTTSYKKPTDRNTLLHFNSFHPPHLIRNLPYGQFLRHKRINYYSSSYENASKELGKALEHRGYPPSIIKQAKTRVDAKERHDLLQYNKRVKDQKLTCAFDYSYFATNIRKILFKHWHLIRDLPGCENGLRLAWRRNHTIGELINKKQFNTETSASNFPKGNYKCGTCGVCKYLLPIKEYRATGNGFYVRINRFINCSSKNLVYCIICPCAQLYIGITSRPIRVRIQEHQSRLRHRITDAPMVTHFMEKGHKPEDLLFFGLEQISTVGHHKMDINKILRQRESFYIYSLETMSPKGLNTNLELSCFL, from the coding sequence ATGGTACTTAGGGATTTGGAGGTACTGAAATACAAGAGAAGAAATGCCCCTTTTAATCTTACCCAAGAGGAATTTAATACTTTGCAACAGTTACAATCTGATCCAGACATCACTATAAAACCAGCTGATAAAGGAGGAGGTATAGTAGTACTGAACACAGAGGATTATAGAAATGAAGTCCTCAGGCAACtaaatgacagaaaatattaTAAACCTGTTAATTATAGTTGTATTAATGAGATCATAAGAGTAATCAGGATTGTAATACATGAGGGCTTGGGACttggatatattaataataatgaagctgcttttcttgaaaacaagtacccaaggatccctcacatatatattttaccaaaaatacataaacctgaccgtccacccataggcagaccaattatttcacaatgtggatccttcttggaacctttagccaaatttatagattttcattttcagaagctgcttccaactcaagacacattgttaaaagacactacccactttattaacctcatagaaaaattaagggtaccaaaaggagcagtattaatgactatggatgtcacatccttatataccaacattccattggaagaggcaagattagttatacaaaatttgttagacaatagacaattatgtatcccacctacacactttttgctggatttattggatttgatttttgaaaataattactttgaatttgaagacaatttatacttacaaactcatggagtctctatgggctccccgatggccccaaccatcgcaaacctctttatgatttaccttgaaaaccagtgGTTATACAACGATATTACTAATCCATTTAagtctgatattaatttttataccagattcctggatgatatttttcttgtttatttaaatccaGACTCCATAGAACAATTCATACAATGGGTTAATAGCCAGCATTCCACAATCAAATTTATAGGTCATTATGACATGGTGgaagtaccatttttagacactttggtcactttaaaaccagatggtagattgaccaccacatcatacaaaaaaccaacagatcggaacacacttcttcatttcaatagctttcatcctccccacctcataagaaatttaccctatgggcaatttttgagacataaacgcattaactattactcctcttcttatgaaaatgccagtaaagaattaggtaaagcccttgaacatcgtggctacccaccatctattatcaagcaggctaaaactagggtagatgccaaggagagacatgatttattgcagtacaataagagagtaaaagatcagaaattgacctgtgcttttgattattcatattttgccacaaatatcagaaaaatattatttaaacattggcatttaatcagggacttacctggatgtgaaaatgggttaagattagcatggaggcgcaaccacactataggtgaactaattaataaaaaacaatttaatactgaaacatcagcaagtaactttcctaaaggcaattacaaatgtggtacatgtggggtttgtaagtatttgttacctatcaaggaatacagggcaacaggtaatggcttctatgtgaggatcaatcgttttattaactgttcaagtaaaaacttagtatattgtattatatgtccatgtgcgcaattgtacattggtattaccagccgtccaattagggtccggatccaggaacaccagtccagacttagacaccggataacagatgctccgatggtgactcacttcatggaaaaaggacacaaaccagaagatttactattctttggacttgaacaaatctcaactgttggacaccacaagatgga